TATACCCTTTCCTGTTGTCCCAGATAATAGTGCGAAAGAGTTCAAGGCCAGCCAAATTTCGCAGAAAACCGGAATGACCATCAATTGGTCTATCAAGTAAATTAGTTATCGTATTGTTAGTTCGAAGTCGCTCATTATTCATTTACTTCTTATTTAGGTGCCTGGAACAAACTAATTGGGATGTGAATCAAGCTCTAGCTGCATTTGAAACTGCGAAATCTCAAGGTAAAATACCTCCAGATGCTTTTCAATCTGTATAATGATTAATAAGCTGTGACattgtatttattaagtatatgaaaaataagaaaaaataatgtatcaaaatgaaatactgGTTTTATTCTTGCTGtacaaacttatattttacttacataatatatattatatggaatGAATGGATATGaattggaataataattattgtagcTTGTGCTTCActtgaaatatgtatgtaaaatgtatcATAGAATATGTATTTAGATAGATGCATATTGAAGGGAGCGATTATAAAAATGCCTGGATCACAGATTTGAGGTGAATTATTCAGGAAATGGCTGGAGGATCTGGTGGAGGGGGATTGTCGTTATTGGATGGTTTTGACTGATTGATTCGAGATGGGCGCATGTAGTACATTGCCAGAGCCACCACAACCCATAGAATACTCAGAGCGACCATCATATAATTAATCCCACTGCTACCAGAGGAGGAACCATCTCCCAACACGGGGTCATCAAAACATTCTCCCTCAGTACAAGTTGTCTGTGATCCTCGAAGCCAGCTCAAAAGCCTCCTCATTTGCATTTctgtattaaatacatattcacATGGATCATATTCGTCGCCCATCTTCACACAACTACGACTCTCAATCAAATCTAGAATTATTTCTCGAATTGTAAATAACTCAAGTGTAATGTCAATGTGTATCAACTAAATAAATAGCACAAAGTAGTTGAAAAGTGACGTTTAACTAGCATAGATCTCCTCTCTCTCTTCTCTTCCTCAGAGTAGAGGAGCAAATACgaaatatatgttgtatacaacttctaacttgtataagcaaattgtaaaaatgagatgaataattctaaaaaaaaatatttacattggaTACGGcggatgatcgatatattaatgatgtaatttttaactactttaataaaaaatactaaaatataagtattctgtggcacattatctAGTTCAAACGCTCACAGTTAAATTTGCTCATAAATACGTAATTTGAATAGATTAAGAGGAAATGGTAGTATCAATGTATACTTAGTAATTATAATgaccaatattgtaattaaataatgcattttaagacgaagaaattgtaaGTTGCACGATTTGCTTAtccaagttgtaatttgtacagaCATAGCAACTTGAACACAACTGTTgaataatttgcttatacaaattacaacttgtacaaaatcgaaACCTGCACGTATATaacacaatttatatttttataaatattaaaaattatttaattaacatacgtatatatattaatatatcagtACAAGAAAACTTGTACGTAACAGGTCAGCTCtaattctttttctattttcctATGATTCTaactctcttcttttttttttaagaagctcTAGTCTCAATCTGGCGATCCCTTATTGGTTGCCTCTTACTTTTTACTTTgacagtttatatatataatataatattaataaaaaaatatatttagagaagagtgcacaatatatttatttaattataaataatgacgATTTATTGTACCAATAATCGCTTGAgtaattattcatctcattttaggctgtatgaaaaataatttatgcataaTAGAATCTAAGTCCATAGAAAATAtagaccaaattttttaaaatacagactgtttatatatattctaatctttatgttaaaaaacttatacaggggttttaaataaaaaccaaattgaGCAACGCTATCTCATAGAATAttgtaatacataataattaaataggtCAAGTAATACTAATAGCTGAGCTTTGCATATCAAAGTATATTTGATTGAGGACATGTTCACAAGTGGTTGTGTTGCTTAAATACTTTATGTAAACTTAACAGTCAAAATGAAATCGTATCTTCACTAGCAATCAAGCTTTACCTACGCAAATACATTGGATGTTATAATTCAACTATGCAACCAGATTTCAATGGAATCCGGCTTCCAATTTATTCATgtgtataactaatattaatatctattcctttgttaatgtttaattccattaattaatttatttgttctaataaatgtaaatatatactacGTAGTCACTCAAGGGACTTTGAATCACCGGAGTTATATATCGAAAACTGGAAATTCATACCTCCCATGGATCTCAAGACAAGTTATGAAACCTTAACAAATGCACTCcttcaacaaatatttgaatgtattttcataatatgatacaatgacatttgaatatgtaatttCATTCGTAGTAATAAActtcagtaatatttttttaaacaatattaataatacagctttatatattcattcattccaatttagaatgagaatccgGCTCCCACTTTATTAATGTGTGGGgataactaatattaatgttCATTCCTTTGTGaatgtttaattccattaattaaacaatttgtttcagtaaatatatatttaaacactaCAGAAACTCTCTATATTCCTCTAGCATTTAGTACTTAAAATCTATATCTAAACTGTAGAAAtggtttatttcataaaaagtcaaagaggtttaaaaaaacttaaactcCAAACTTAGGTTTAAAATTGAGATATTCCAACAACGccgattttaatttaaaaattaaatttttcaccgCGTTATTATTTTTGCCAATTACAGATATTATTGATGGATTTGTCGAGCTTGCCTATGATCGTGATTTAGATCAAGAGTTGGTGTCTTACTTTGAGATGCATTACATCTAGGGTATGCGAGGACAAGGAGAAGGAAAGTGACGCCAACATTCCAAATCGAAATGTGAAATGTTTGCTCGAGaacaattaataacaaaataataactaatattagtGTAGAAGGATTCCACAATGACCTTCAATGCTCTATTTCTAATAAACATCCCAATCTTTGgaaattgatagattatttaaaaatagaagaaggtttggcatgaaaaaaaagtgatttagaAGGCATTAGAAAGCAATATCTTGGAATttacattctttttaaatatttaatatgatcttattcgtgaacaattaattattaaatgaagcaaAATACAAAGTCTGATATTTCAATTACTCCTGGTGGCTTATCTATAAGCTCATTACAAATTTActagcaaatatttatttcagaaatGCCATTAGTCCCAAGGTCACCTTTATCACAAAATTGAAGAAGGAGAGTAGACAAAATTCAGAAGATTTTCgaaggttttcttttttttttacagattgtCTGACTTAACGGGAGCTAATATGATTACTGATTACGCTTAAGTTGAATTGAACAATTTATAGACTAATCGattgacaaaaagttaaaagatcTGAATAGAagttttatttactataaatgttgtattttaaataatcaacaaattttacatttttaaatattttatagatattgtTTATTGAAGTCATATAATTTTTCCCAGAATTTTATCTTCATATAAATCAGGTTACTTGGCTTGTCTCCAAATTATgctaattatcaaatataagtcaaaaatttattttatgaaggtTTCCCCCTCAGcaaatatgaagttttttgatttcaattatCGAACTTCACCCAGTTATCCCTCTTTCCTCTTTAGTTTATATCCCAGCTGCTTGGTTTGTTCAGGGGCATCCGGACGGGGGGGTGGGGAGATGAAAAAACATGGGAGACTATTTTTAACAGATTAATGTTTGGAACAATTACGACttgttttttattcacaaaaccTTTGGACGGACACGAATCGGAATGACAGTTATGATAGCAttcaggggaaaaaataaaggtGAGAGAGTATCATAATCATATATAACTTGCCTTGGAACTACGTGGAAAGATTATCAATTCCTAGCCATAGGAAGTGATCTTTCCTACTACGAAGCAATCGGATATACAGgaccaactgtta
The sequence above is drawn from the Lepeophtheirus salmonis chromosome 5, UVic_Lsal_1.4, whole genome shotgun sequence genome and encodes:
- the LOC121117251 gene encoding small integral membrane protein 14, whose product is MGDEYDPCEYVFNTEMQMRRLLSWLRGSQTTCTEGECFDDPVLGDGSSSGSSGINYMMVALSILWVVVALAMYYMRPSRINQSKPSNNDNPPPPDPPAIS